A section of the Acidobacterium capsulatum ATCC 51196 genome encodes:
- a CDS encoding DUF1593 domain-containing protein, whose protein sequence is MNRRDFAVRGLVSMMGLKLGLSPLRAMGEVRALGTGVPGGDAGQESGKNRLIVMTDIGADPDDTESTCRLTLYSNEIEIEGLIATTSVWRPAPEPDLILEVLEAYSKVHANLLLHDPGYPSAERLRSMVKRGLAKYGMKGVGEGMDSEGSEWIIRSLEREDARPLWVTAWGGTNTLAQALYRLRKTKSASEFQRLISKLRVYAISDQDDSGPWIRKSFPELFYIVSPGGDYSTATWQGINRFVPGIDNTSISNAWLAKNIQQGHGPLGAAYPDVAYGMEGDTPSWLGLIPNGLNDMEHPDWGGWGGRYELYQPVVPITNPKTFLGGVPIPQETRPIWTNAEDRYTPAVHGEYGRAIEPGKATFSGNQVTVWRWRDDFQNDFAARMDWTTKSYREANHPPVVIRQQPSVIHVRSGSQFSLGVEATDPDGDSLTYYWFPYPEAGSYRGEVEFSAPDTSSIFATAPKVEKPETLHFIIRVTDKGTPPLSRYQRFIVAVAP, encoded by the coding sequence ATGAATCGCCGTGATTTTGCTGTGCGTGGACTCGTGTCCATGATGGGTTTGAAGCTGGGTCTGTCGCCTCTGCGCGCGATGGGCGAGGTTCGCGCACTTGGGACGGGCGTGCCTGGCGGGGATGCCGGACAAGAGTCCGGGAAGAATCGCCTGATCGTGATGACCGATATCGGAGCGGACCCGGATGACACTGAGAGCACCTGCCGGTTGACGCTTTACTCGAATGAGATCGAGATTGAGGGGCTGATTGCGACGACTTCCGTGTGGAGGCCGGCGCCGGAGCCGGACCTGATTCTAGAGGTGCTGGAAGCGTACAGTAAGGTGCATGCCAATCTGCTGCTGCATGATCCGGGTTATCCCTCAGCCGAGCGGTTGCGGTCGATGGTCAAGCGTGGGCTGGCGAAGTATGGCATGAAGGGCGTTGGCGAGGGCATGGACTCGGAAGGCTCGGAGTGGATTATCCGGAGCCTGGAGCGAGAGGATGCGCGGCCGCTTTGGGTGACTGCATGGGGCGGCACGAACACGCTGGCCCAGGCGCTTTACCGTCTGAGGAAGACGAAATCGGCCAGCGAGTTTCAGCGCCTTATCAGCAAATTGCGCGTCTATGCGATCTCGGATCAGGATGACAGCGGACCCTGGATTCGCAAGAGCTTTCCTGAGTTGTTTTACATTGTCAGTCCGGGGGGCGATTACAGTACCGCGACATGGCAGGGCATCAATCGATTTGTGCCGGGAATCGACAATACCTCCATTAGCAATGCATGGCTGGCCAAGAATATTCAGCAGGGTCATGGGCCGCTGGGGGCGGCTTATCCGGATGTGGCGTATGGCATGGAGGGAGATACTCCTTCGTGGCTGGGGCTGATTCCGAACGGGCTGAATGATATGGAGCATCCTGACTGGGGCGGCTGGGGCGGGCGCTATGAGCTCTATCAGCCCGTGGTTCCGATTACGAATCCCAAGACCTTTCTGGGGGGAGTTCCTATTCCGCAGGAGACGCGTCCGATCTGGACGAATGCGGAGGATCGTTATACGCCGGCGGTTCATGGCGAATATGGCCGGGCCATCGAGCCGGGGAAGGCCACCTTCAGCGGCAATCAGGTTACGGTATGGCGATGGAGAGACGATTTCCAGAATGATTTTGCGGCCCGCATGGACTGGACCACGAAGAGCTACCGGGAGGCCAATCATCCGCCGGTGGTCATTCGGCAGCAGCCTTCGGTGATCCATGTACGCTCGGGCAGCCAGTTCAGCCTGGGAGTAGAGGCGACCGACCCGGATGGAGACAGCCTGACCTACTACTGGTTTCCCTATCCCGAGGCCGGTTCCTACCGCGGTGAGGTGGAGTTCAGCGCTCCTGATACGAGCAGCATTTTTGCCACGGCTCCGAAGGTGGAAAAACCGGAGACGCTGCATTTTATTATCAGGGTCACGGACAAGGGCACGCCGCCACTGTCGCGGTATCAGAGATTCATTGTCGCGGTTGCGCCTTGA
- a CDS encoding PfkB family carbohydrate kinase: MPQRAPQSEPSSLLYEQKRVIGLGEILWDCHPEGRQLGGAPANFAVMAARLGDHGILASRLGVDDAGKDAHDELACLPLDLNFLQTDTEHPTGLARVIYKRHAHGQALNSANPSYEIPQPAAWDFLDFSPSWRSLAGAAHAVCFGTLAQRNPHSRKTIQQFLTATQPECLRVFDVNLRPPFFDAPMLRDSLAHTTLLKMNHKEAPQLLALLQAPARFASLPLQHAAHYLLDAFPALQLVCITLGSAGSLLVTHSDQHHHPGLHSRAIDTVGAGDAFTAALVHYYLDGAPLPILNEAGNRWGAWVASQRGAIPPLDAATLSANAQAIAAAGA; this comes from the coding sequence CCAATCCGAACCCTCCTCGCTGCTCTACGAGCAGAAGCGCGTCATCGGCCTCGGCGAAATCCTCTGGGACTGCCACCCCGAAGGCCGCCAGCTCGGCGGAGCGCCCGCCAACTTTGCCGTCATGGCCGCGCGCCTCGGCGACCACGGCATCCTCGCCAGCCGCCTCGGCGTCGATGACGCGGGCAAGGATGCTCACGACGAGCTGGCCTGCCTGCCGCTCGATCTCAACTTTTTGCAAACAGACACCGAGCACCCCACCGGCCTCGCCCGCGTCATTTATAAACGCCACGCGCACGGCCAGGCTCTCAACTCAGCCAATCCCAGCTATGAGATCCCCCAGCCCGCCGCCTGGGACTTCCTCGACTTCAGCCCCTCCTGGCGCTCGCTGGCCGGCGCGGCGCATGCCGTCTGCTTCGGGACCCTGGCCCAGCGCAATCCGCACTCACGCAAAACCATCCAGCAGTTTCTGACCGCCACACAGCCGGAGTGCCTCCGCGTCTTTGACGTCAACCTGCGGCCGCCCTTTTTTGACGCACCCATGCTGCGCGACTCGCTCGCCCACACCACGTTGCTCAAAATGAATCACAAGGAAGCTCCGCAGCTTCTCGCCCTGCTCCAGGCGCCCGCTCGCTTCGCCAGCCTGCCGCTCCAGCACGCCGCGCATTACCTGCTCGACGCATTCCCGGCTCTGCAACTGGTCTGCATCACGCTCGGCAGCGCAGGCAGCCTGCTGGTCACCCACAGCGATCAGCACCATCATCCGGGCCTGCACAGCCGCGCCATCGACACCGTGGGAGCAGGCGACGCCTTCACCGCCGCCCTTGTCCACTACTACCTCGACGGAGCGCCCCTGCCCATCCTCAACGAAGCCGGCAACCGCTGGGGCGCATGGGTCGCCTCCCAGCGCGGAGCCATTCCGCCCCTCGACGCCGCTACATTGTCCGCCAACGCGCAGGCCATTGCGGCTGCAGGCGCCTGA